The following proteins are encoded in a genomic region of Leptospira fainei serovar Hurstbridge str. BUT 6:
- the panB gene encoding 3-methyl-2-oxobutanoate hydroxymethyltransferase — MRDVHKIFPKGKKPLERKISVLTCYDYIFARILGEADVDCILVGDTLGVVVQGNRTTLSVTLDEMIYHAKMVRRGAPNSFIVVDLPFLSYQVSLEEGIRSAGRIMKETDCDAVKFEGGSPEILELIYKLEKIGIPVMGHIGLTPQSVNAFGGHKIQGKAEEDKTRLINEAKGISAAGAFSIVLELIPSALASAISSSVPIPTIGIGAGASTDGQVLVLYDFLGLNKDFHPKFLKTYMNGYEDVSEAVRNYVKEVSNGIFPGPEHSH, encoded by the coding sequence ATGAGAGATGTGCATAAAATATTTCCTAAAGGAAAGAAACCTCTCGAAAGAAAAATTTCGGTTCTGACCTGCTACGATTATATTTTCGCCCGGATCTTAGGCGAAGCGGATGTGGATTGTATATTGGTAGGCGATACTCTCGGGGTAGTCGTTCAGGGTAATCGTACTACGCTATCGGTCACTCTAGACGAAATGATTTACCATGCTAAAATGGTTCGGAGAGGAGCTCCGAATTCCTTTATCGTAGTCGATTTACCATTTTTATCTTATCAAGTTTCCTTAGAGGAAGGAATTCGTTCTGCCGGACGGATCATGAAGGAAACGGACTGTGACGCCGTGAAATTCGAAGGCGGTAGTCCGGAAATTTTAGAGCTTATTTATAAATTGGAAAAGATCGGTATTCCCGTAATGGGACATATAGGATTAACTCCGCAATCGGTGAATGCTTTCGGGGGGCATAAAATTCAGGGTAAGGCGGAAGAAGATAAAACTCGTCTGATAAATGAAGCAAAAGGGATTTCCGCAGCCGGGGCTTTTTCGATCGTATTGGAGTTGATACCTTCAGCCTTGGCGTCGGCGATCAGTTCTTCCGTTCCCATTCCGACCATCGGCATCGGAGCAGGTGCGTCCACCGACGGCCAAGTGTTGGTTCTCTACGATTTTCTAGGATTAAACAAAGACTTTCATCCTAAGTTTCTAAAAACGTACATGAACGGCTATGAAGACGTGTCCGAAGCCGTTAGAAATTACGTAAAAGAAGTCTCTAATGGAATTTTTCCGGGTCCAGAACACTCTCACTAG
- the folK gene encoding 2-amino-4-hydroxy-6-hydroxymethyldihydropteridine diphosphokinase, which produces MEHHAFICLGVNLGDREASLKEAIRRIEARSDLKILRKGTPLNTAALEVTDQPDFLNQLVEVATLLPPHDLLDILLGIENDMGRVRTKDKGPRTIDIDILSYDRLKLHEKGLHLPHHSLYTRPFIKELLEELGEGSLGDSFGNPEEEIV; this is translated from the coding sequence ATGGAGCACCATGCGTTCATCTGTCTCGGAGTAAATCTTGGGGATCGGGAAGCTTCTCTTAAGGAAGCGATTCGCAGGATAGAGGCCCGTTCCGATCTGAAGATTCTTCGCAAAGGAACGCCGCTGAATACGGCCGCTTTGGAAGTTACGGATCAACCCGACTTTCTAAATCAGCTCGTCGAAGTTGCGACTTTGCTTCCGCCTCACGATCTCCTCGACATCCTTCTCGGAATCGAAAACGATATGGGTAGGGTGCGGACAAAGGATAAGGGACCGCGCACGATCGATATCGATATCTTGTCCTATGATCGACTTAAACTTCATGAAAAAGGACTGCATCTTCCCCATCACAGTCTATACACTCGTCCTTTCATTAAGGAATTATTGGAAGAGTTAGGCGAAGGATCCTTAGGGGATTCTTTCGGAAATCCTGAGGAGGAGATAGTATGA
- a CDS encoding ATP-binding protein, which translates to MNLNDLTPIRAGSPGCKICGGVGFLLEENVKNSSSGVLLLCSCMSDSCRTCDSKGKPPFMVYDESQNRMMSCVCHDARIELDRIEALVKKAGIPAKYRYRTLDRMDTTEMSFLIAHDWAHELVMKWEERGRSAQGLYLWGNTGSGKTLLACAILNELILRYGMECKYAKINRDFLSAIRDTYQKESEIHGMEQTIKKQFMEVEVLVLDDFGANKESDWANSQLYDLIDSRYEEEKVTVLTSNISLSDWKDKAEGRIFSRLMEMTKEIHLDCPDYRLSHSVHTEA; encoded by the coding sequence ATGAACTTGAATGATTTAACCCCGATTCGAGCGGGATCTCCCGGTTGTAAAATTTGCGGCGGAGTAGGTTTCCTTTTGGAGGAAAACGTAAAAAACTCCTCATCGGGAGTTTTATTACTCTGCTCGTGCATGAGCGATTCCTGTCGGACCTGTGATTCTAAAGGCAAACCTCCTTTTATGGTCTATGACGAAAGTCAAAATAGGATGATGTCCTGCGTTTGCCATGATGCTCGCATAGAATTGGACCGTATCGAAGCCTTAGTTAAAAAAGCAGGGATTCCGGCGAAGTATAGATATCGCACTCTAGATAGAATGGATACGACCGAGATGTCCTTTTTGATCGCTCACGATTGGGCTCACGAGCTAGTTATGAAATGGGAGGAACGTGGAAGATCGGCGCAAGGGTTATATCTTTGGGGAAATACCGGGTCCGGAAAAACTCTGCTAGCTTGTGCAATATTAAACGAATTAATTTTGCGTTACGGAATGGAATGCAAATACGCGAAAATCAATCGGGACTTTTTATCGGCGATCCGCGACACCTATCAAAAAGAAAGTGAAATCCACGGAATGGAACAGACGATCAAAAAACAATTCATGGAAGTGGAAGTGCTCGTATTGGACGATTTCGGAGCGAACAAAGAATCGGATTGGGCAAATTCCCAGCTTTATGATTTAATTGATTCCCGATATGAAGAGGAGAAAGTTACCGTACTTACCTCGAATATTTCCCTATCCGACTGGAAAGACAAGGCCGAGGGCAGAATTTTTTCCCGTTTGATGGAGATGACTAAGGAAATCCATTTGGATTGCCCGGATTACAGACTCAGTCACTCGGTTCATACGGAGGCATAA
- the fcpA gene encoding flagellar coiling protein FcpA: MKVMKTIFVLLAVVGLNLSLFAQNQQQGGGQQNQQEAKAAADKIDELLKGELVPEDDDKNLTEEQKRRKKVIQEQEAVWKNPDFKGYDKNFQELHQLSKAFANNKFRLALTSYQSGVNTILKMREAVEQYRKEEAEKKRLDEKWYWQKVDRKAREDRVVSRLKLEAKQQALNYFTKSINHLDEIKNPDLRERAEFKRLLSDVYRSWIITEYDLQNLPQCIPILELYIEVDENEKEYPAHKYLASCYAFEENMIKKYGGASEDQMFKFRHKKNIHLLRATELKYGKDSPEYKHIVALINKDEVISVRP; the protein is encoded by the coding sequence ATGAAGGTGATGAAGACTATTTTCGTTCTTCTGGCCGTGGTCGGACTCAACCTCTCCTTGTTCGCACAGAACCAGCAGCAAGGCGGGGGACAACAGAACCAGCAAGAGGCCAAAGCGGCGGCCGATAAGATCGACGAACTCCTTAAAGGGGAACTTGTTCCCGAGGATGACGATAAAAACCTTACGGAAGAGCAGAAGCGTCGTAAGAAGGTGATCCAAGAACAGGAAGCTGTTTGGAAAAACCCCGACTTCAAAGGCTACGACAAGAACTTCCAAGAACTCCATCAGCTCTCTAAGGCTTTCGCGAACAACAAGTTCCGCCTGGCCCTAACCAGCTACCAATCCGGAGTTAATACCATCCTCAAGATGAGGGAAGCAGTCGAGCAGTACCGTAAGGAAGAAGCAGAGAAGAAGCGTTTGGACGAGAAATGGTATTGGCAAAAAGTCGACCGCAAAGCTCGTGAAGACCGCGTCGTTTCTAGGCTGAAACTCGAGGCGAAACAACAAGCCCTTAACTACTTTACCAAGTCCATTAACCATTTGGACGAGATCAAAAACCCAGACTTGCGCGAGCGTGCTGAGTTTAAGCGTCTCCTTTCGGATGTTTACCGTTCTTGGATTATTACCGAATACGACCTACAAAATTTACCTCAGTGTATCCCCATACTTGAGCTTTATATCGAGGTCGATGAAAACGAGAAGGAATACCCGGCTCACAAGTATCTTGCAAGCTGCTACGCCTTTGAAGAAAACATGATCAAGAAATACGGGGGCGCAAGCGAAGACCAGATGTTCAAATTCCGTCACAAGAAGAACATCCATTTACTCCGCGCAACCGAACTAAAATACGGGAAAGATTCGCCCGAATATAAACACATCGTAGCCTTGATTAACAAGGACGAAGTGATTTCGGTTCGCCCCTAA
- a CDS encoding methyl-accepting chemotaxis protein, which produces MSIENIQFRQEGNLLANKVRIAFSFVMVSINIFALFTVPSDNRWVSLTNTALESAVLFYGIFIIYLTKKGRFSNWLAFSSVISDMIIFSSVFILLISTSSTIEQKISLANLPFFMMAMLFIVMYSGFLLSYKITLIVGYLGIFFLAVMAYVPVYSGAKIPFLAKSPSEMSALLVGVNLIAFTLGIHIASAVVKFMSGAADSASLSAIESGQKSKEAEVTKNRIQNEADALNKNVSNMQNSMDSLNNEIQSQVSSVEEISASVEELSASMDNAGSFVKSQFKKIEDLNRESGTLNKILSEVKYATELLEKTTRESKKYSVEVSNAMDLLNTNFIDIKDSFQKVEDVNKILREIADRTNLLALNASIEAARAGEHGRGFAVVASEVAKLAESAAQNASLISKIITQAGEQISSGNTASSGTKEKMRIQDESFSILVSNLDQLRGKIHEQGKIHDTFLKSFQELFDLSKQLETIASEQKTGTAEVSRALISIEESASSLAENSGTLHSNIEELALQSKRLVND; this is translated from the coding sequence ATGTCAATAGAGAATATTCAATTTCGGCAAGAAGGAAACCTGTTAGCAAACAAGGTCAGAATTGCTTTTTCATTCGTGATGGTTTCCATTAACATATTTGCATTGTTTACCGTTCCTTCGGATAATCGCTGGGTTAGTCTGACTAATACCGCTTTGGAATCTGCGGTTTTATTCTACGGAATCTTCATCATTTATCTTACTAAAAAGGGGAGATTCTCAAATTGGTTGGCTTTTTCTTCGGTAATTTCGGATATGATAATCTTCTCATCCGTCTTCATTTTACTGATCAGTACATCCTCTACAATCGAGCAAAAGATATCCTTAGCAAATCTTCCGTTTTTCATGATGGCGATGCTTTTCATCGTAATGTATTCGGGATTTTTACTATCGTATAAGATCACATTAATCGTCGGCTACCTTGGGATTTTTTTTCTTGCCGTGATGGCTTATGTTCCGGTATATTCCGGCGCTAAGATTCCGTTCTTAGCAAAATCTCCGTCCGAGATGTCGGCTTTGTTAGTAGGAGTGAACCTAATCGCGTTTACATTAGGAATTCATATCGCTAGCGCAGTCGTAAAATTCATGAGCGGTGCGGCGGATTCTGCGTCTTTGTCCGCTATTGAATCCGGCCAAAAATCTAAAGAGGCCGAAGTTACTAAAAATCGGATTCAAAACGAAGCCGATGCCTTAAATAAAAACGTATCTAATATGCAAAATTCGATGGATTCATTGAATAATGAAATTCAATCGCAGGTTTCGAGCGTTGAGGAAATTTCCGCCTCGGTGGAGGAACTATCGGCTTCTATGGATAATGCAGGTTCTTTCGTTAAATCCCAATTTAAGAAAATCGAAGATTTGAATCGGGAGAGCGGCACCTTAAATAAAATATTGTCCGAAGTCAAATACGCCACGGAGCTTTTGGAAAAAACCACGAGAGAATCTAAGAAATACAGCGTAGAAGTTTCCAATGCTATGGATCTGTTGAACACGAATTTTATCGATATCAAGGATTCGTTTCAGAAGGTCGAAGACGTAAATAAGATACTACGCGAAATCGCAGATCGAACTAATCTTCTGGCCTTAAATGCCTCTATCGAAGCGGCTAGAGCAGGCGAACACGGGCGAGGATTCGCCGTAGTCGCATCGGAAGTCGCAAAACTTGCGGAAAGCGCCGCTCAGAACGCTTCTTTGATTTCTAAAATTATTACTCAGGCAGGAGAACAGATTTCCAGCGGAAACACGGCGTCTTCGGGAACTAAGGAAAAGATGCGGATACAAGATGAAAGTTTTTCGATTTTAGTTTCGAATCTGGATCAACTAAGAGGGAAAATCCACGAGCAAGGAAAGATCCACGACACCTTTCTTAAATCCTTTCAGGAGTTGTTTGATTTATCCAAACAATTGGAAACTATCGCGTCCGAACAGAAAACCGGAACCGCCGAGGTATCCAGGGCTCTCATTTCGATAGAGGAATCCGCTTCGTCGTTGGCGGAAAATTCTGGGACCTTGCATTCGAATATAGAGGAACTAGCTCTCCAGTCTAAACGGCTTGTCAACGATTAG
- a CDS encoding flavin-containing monooxygenase yields MVAQTLDRPSQNHVSKAEKVLDAIIIGSGFAGLCMGIRLKQAGIHSFIILEKGNGIGGTWRDNNYPGAACDVQSHLYSYSFAPKSDWSRLFGPQQEILNYMNDCTDKFGIRQHIRINQEVNDASFDEKNGTWKVTTQSGETYQARSLVGGTGGLSRPVLPKIPGIDSFKGAKFHSARWDHSYDLTGKTVAVIGTGASAIQIVPTIAPKVGKLELFQRTPPWIIPKPDSSIGNSVKGVFKYLPPLRWLFRKLIYWINELGVIAFAINPKLMKVFEGFAKRFIAKSIPNPTLREKVTPNYTIGCKRILLSNDYYPALNRENVNLVTEGILEIKKDSILTKDGKEHKVDAIIFATGFQAAEAVAPFEIRGKNGRLLSEVWEDGAEAYLGTSISGFPNFFMIVGPNTGLGHSSMILMIESQAQYALQCIRALRKKNIKYIDVRKEVQDRYNKELQDRLSRSVWLTGGCVSWYNTSTGRNTTLWPGFTFEFKAKTFFLKPSDYEFVRTDGEKTKIGLGSRVSMALNAAIG; encoded by the coding sequence ATGGTAGCCCAAACCTTAGATAGACCGAGCCAAAACCATGTATCGAAAGCCGAAAAGGTTCTCGATGCAATTATCATCGGTTCCGGATTTGCAGGACTCTGCATGGGAATTCGACTTAAACAAGCCGGTATCCATTCTTTTATTATTTTGGAGAAGGGAAACGGTATCGGCGGAACCTGGAGAGATAATAACTATCCTGGCGCCGCGTGTGACGTGCAATCTCATTTATATTCCTATTCGTTTGCGCCAAAATCGGATTGGTCACGCTTATTCGGGCCTCAACAGGAAATTCTAAATTATATGAACGATTGTACTGACAAATTCGGTATCCGGCAGCATATTCGTATCAACCAAGAAGTTAATGACGCTTCTTTTGATGAGAAAAACGGGACCTGGAAAGTAACTACACAAAGTGGCGAAACCTACCAGGCACGCTCGTTAGTCGGCGGAACCGGAGGTTTGAGTCGACCGGTTTTACCGAAAATTCCCGGAATCGATTCCTTCAAAGGAGCGAAATTCCACTCAGCCCGATGGGATCATAGTTATGATCTTACCGGTAAAACGGTCGCTGTTATCGGAACCGGAGCGAGCGCGATTCAAATTGTGCCGACCATCGCGCCGAAAGTCGGTAAGCTTGAGCTCTTTCAGAGAACTCCGCCTTGGATTATTCCAAAGCCGGATTCCTCCATCGGAAATTCTGTAAAAGGGGTCTTTAAGTATCTCCCTCCGTTACGCTGGTTATTTCGCAAATTAATCTATTGGATAAACGAACTGGGAGTAATTGCATTTGCAATCAATCCTAAATTGATGAAGGTGTTCGAAGGTTTTGCGAAACGATTTATAGCAAAAAGCATTCCTAATCCGACTTTGAGGGAAAAGGTAACTCCGAACTATACGATCGGTTGTAAGCGCATTTTACTTTCCAATGACTATTATCCGGCGTTGAATCGTGAAAACGTGAATTTAGTCACGGAGGGAATCCTAGAAATTAAAAAAGATTCGATTCTAACGAAAGATGGAAAGGAACACAAAGTCGACGCCATTATTTTCGCCACCGGGTTCCAGGCCGCAGAAGCGGTTGCTCCGTTTGAAATCCGCGGGAAAAACGGCCGATTGTTAAGCGAAGTTTGGGAAGACGGGGCGGAAGCATATCTGGGCACTTCGATTTCCGGTTTCCCGAATTTCTTTATGATCGTCGGGCCGAATACCGGTTTAGGACATAGCTCTATGATTCTTATGATCGAATCTCAGGCACAGTATGCTCTCCAATGTATTCGAGCCCTAAGAAAGAAAAACATTAAATACATCGACGTTCGCAAAGAGGTTCAGGACCGTTACAACAAGGAACTCCAAGATCGCCTCAGTCGCTCGGTTTGGCTTACCGGCGGATGCGTTAGTTGGTATAATACGAGCACGGGACGAAACACTACTCTTTGGCCCGGTTTCACGTTCGAATTCAAAGCTAAAACCTTCTTTCTCAAACCTAGCGATTATGAATTCGTCAGAACGGACGGAGAGAAGACAAAGATCGGACTCGGTTCTCGGGTTTCGATGGCCTTGAATGCGGCAATAGGTTAA